Below is a genomic region from Cotesia glomerata isolate CgM1 linkage group LG5, MPM_Cglom_v2.3, whole genome shotgun sequence.
CCATTGAGCAGCAGTAAGAGTACCAATCATAACAATCCTAGGTCCAAGTCCTTTCCATACTCCACCGAATCCTAGTTTCTTCAATACATCAACAGCTGTGGCTCCTTTTTCTTGGTTAAGTTTTGATACAACCTgcagttaaatatttatataaaaatacatgattcaattcttaataaaattttaaaataacataaaaaatttctaaaataattacagaGTCAGCTGGGTGAGATACTACAGCACAGAATACTCCAGCAATGTAACCAGCAGCGAAGGTGACAATCAACTGCTCGCCCTTGGTGCATTCTTGACGGGGTTTAGGCACGACATGTGAGTACAGCAACTCAACAGTACGCTCGAAGCAAGCGAACTTCATCATGGTGTATGGAATTTGTCGGAGCCAAAGTGGGACAAGACCCTTGTAGAAACCACCAAGTCCTTCTTCACCCATCATTTTTGGTAGAGCTTCACGGAGAGTGTTTGCATAGCCAGGCATGGTTTGAATACGGAcctagaataattaaatttaaattaaataaattttatctatgATAAGACAATTACTCAtttacatcatttttttttttaattaaattctaattaattttttaaattaattttatttaattttaaataatttttattgatctaAATTGCCGATAGGCgtatattgattaataaataaattaattaataaggtaattaattactaaataaataaattaattaattactcaattaCTTAATAaggtaattaattactaaataaataaataaataaataaatacgagTATactcggaaaaaaaaatttgtgcaccacgaaaattttaaggaagacaaaagttattttggagcaaaaagaaattttcttctcAAGAAACTTTCAATCAtaacttcattcaagaaattttcaatcttaaaatttttttaagccaaaaaaatttaccctcaagtcaagaatttttttttaagcttgtGAGCAGTACGGATTAATTACCTTGGCAGCTTCCATAGGAGCAAGGGCAATGTCAGCGAAGAATTCAGCAGAAGCTGAAGATACTAAGTACAAACTTGTTCTGTACTCGTATGAAAGCTCCTCGCCGATCAAAGCAGAGTAGTAGACCTTGAAGACTTCATACAGACCGAATTTGAAGCATCCTTGCATAGAGTAACCGAAGAAAGTTGGGGCCCAACCTCTAGCCAATCCTTTCATTCCGCTTTCTTGCAAACTTacctattttttaaataaaaataaatttattattttttatattagttaggatttatttattataaaaatagtttaccTTGAATCCAGTGACTACATTCTTGTATTTTTCAGGATCCACTTGAATACGACATTTCACCAAGTCCAGGGGTGTTACCATTGTGTGAGTAAGCCCACAAGACAAAATACCACCGAGACCGCATAGCATAAAGTAATGATTCGATCCAAATTCGCAGCTAtctgcagaataaaaaaaaataaaaattattaagttgaaggattattttgcttaaattctacaaaataattattcaataaatttatgtttgatttttagaaatgaaaagaaaattagccgacatttaaaaatttttagaattttttttattaaaaaaattatgacaaaaatttttttttttaatttcatttgtaaaaaattcaagaaactaaaagtgcaatttaaaaaatttttattgcagcgatttaaaataatcgaaaatgtcggctaactttattattatttcttataaaataaattttttacaacaattaaattttactcaatgaagaaaaaatcattcatgAAAGTGACACAGAAAAAAAGCAAGCAAGGTCTTGATTGAGTATGTATATATTGTGTATTTTTAGGATATAGTTTATTTTGAGCTATTGTCCGCAATCTTAGCATTAGTAACCCTGAATCAAGGTCGGATTGTCAATCAGCTGATGGACATCAGTTTTTAGACATCTATTGAAATTTCTTcagattttttatcaatctaTTAATTTCTAacaactttattaattattaagaagcTAGAAATTACTCAGGAGGCAATTAactaaatacaattttttttgtgggtCCATTTAATGATAAGAGGGTAAATAAAGTTATCTTCAAGGTCACAAAGACCTTAATACCTTGACAAAATGGACGTCATTACGCAATTACTCCCGCGCGGTTGCTCCACTGACACAAGAGTAAGATACATAGCTAACCTCATGTATAATAACTCttatataattcatttttattttacaaaatcactaaatttaatatctagaaaataaaaattactttaaaaaatggaGTTTTTAAATCTGTCCAACATTTATCACACGTTTTTCTATTATCAGTAGAATTACGAATGAAGTTCATGTCACATGACATCGAttatcaaaaagaaaaaaaaacttagattttaaattaatttatgatcatttaaaatgaaatttaagtaTTGATCgtgtcaaaattatttattagtagataaaagaaaaatttttaaatttttaaattagtgttttaattaaaaaaattattccttaCCACCTTCTGCTACGCTAAAGGCACCGATATTACGACCTGGAATTAAACTCTGACTGTTATCATTTTGTCCCTGACATTTGGGTGCCACGAATGGATTCATCTTAGAGGCTTCAAGCATTGACGACCACATTTTGTCCTTTGTAGGTTTAAACTCTGCACTTCACTGTTAAAactgctgaaaaaaattaataaataaaaaataataaattaaaataaaaaatgtttaaatataaattaattaataattaataattaataaatattacagagcGACGGaataattctaataaaaagtataatttgtttaatttaattaaataaatttttttcagaccTGCTGCCGACCGACCCTCGTCTCCGTGCAGTGGAAATAGAGTGGAAGTGGCAAAGAAAAAAAGCGACAAATGTCCTTAATGTCTTTGGTGGCAATAAAATGTAGACTCGAAACTCAATGGACAAGTTTTTGGGTgccaaaaaatcaaaaaattttttcttaccaTTAATaggtaagaaaaattactGACTGTCACTTTGGCGCTTGCGTCGTTCTCCATTTTGTATTTCTCATTTCTTCGCACAGTTTATGCTACTCTACAATTACAATAACGTAACTATACCTTGATCTTTgtctatattatattaaataaaaatttgttcgtTTGTATGACATATCGCATTATGGTGGTTGAGTTTTTTGTGTAGCCTATACTACATCACCTACGGCAATGAGGATTATTTAACgtcatcaatttattattgatataattatcaatattattaagtttgtttaacaattattcatttattttctaaacaaattataaattataaataaccaatagaattattttataagaaaaaacaCACCATTTGTGATgggtaataattttaataattaacattataattattttaaaaattttacttttaatccAATTtgatgaaactaaaaaagCGTAAAAGTTTGTGCGCCCAGTGCATTAGCATACCCGCCAAGATCTCACAAAAAATAGTCAGCATGATCATAAGAAGTAGGAAGTCTATTGTTAAAGATGGAGTTATTACGGtaattcattcatttatttattatttacataatttattgatttaagaattaatataattttaaaaaatatgtctatttattttatctttacagtgtgttaaaaaaataattcttccagattttttaggattacttttattcaataaagtaTAATTGGTTTATTTTGtcaataatacaaaataaaagaagaaatgacaaaaatattttttaatattttttgtcaattaaaatttttatttttttttttttaaataattattttataaaactatgttttataatttaatgataagCTTAAGTAATTCAactatttaagttaatttgaaatatatattttttcgataaTATAGTAATTAATGTTTGCCTAGAAgttatttctcattttttttataacttttttacgCATACACGTTATCAGCAATACACCTGAATACATTCTTATCAccttttttcagtgtatataataaatattttatcagttTACTATGCACcttttcatttttcatacacaaaagtaatttttagaataattaattactctaaaaaaaaaaaaaaaaaaaaaaacttaataaaaaattctttttaaatcatattttattttattgataaattaataaaaatatttatacaactgagtaaataatttatgcaaGTGTTAAGTACTATAGATGAAACCAGTATTTAAAGATTATCTGCATTACACGTATGACGTATATATGTCCATTtaacatgttatttttttttctttagataacttcaagttttttttttatcatcttatgtcatgaaaaaaatttgatgtcaTTACTAAGcataattaatcataaatatgaataatacttagaggttttttttaactttttttttggtaaagaAAATATGAGTAAAGGTATTTAATTTTGACTGTAAAAGCATCTGCGCGGTCGCAGAACACAACGTAGAGGTTGATTCTCTATCTTGGggtttacatacataatataaatatatatacatgggaatatttatgtatgtgtAAAAGATAGACATATGTAATGCCTAAATAGTTTGAGATAGATGACAAGAGTGAAAAGAGAGGATGGATTTAGAGAAAAAGTGACCGACGGAGAAAGAGAATAAGTATGTACGGTAAAGGGAGAAGATCAAAGCACCCACACTTTCAGGAATTAAAAGTAGTAGAGGGTCGGCAATGCAGTGGTACGTCGTTTTTTCGCGAACAAACACTGTAAATTTTagtatatagaaaatttacGACTGTAAATATGTTATTTGATACaagcatttaattatttcattaaaaaaagcaCATTATCAAACAAGCTCagtggattttttattaaaaaatatttaatgaagaagaaattaatttttaaataattatttttattataaatcagtCATCAGTGATCAGTGACATTTATGGAGGCATTTTTTGGaagaaaagttattattattaattataaataattaatattaaataattaatattgctGGACATCAATTACTGGTccggtaaaaaattaaagcttaaaaatgtctgaaataaataaattaagttataaataattgagaagaaatttaaatattatttatggtaatatttttttggtgaAATTAACTCTATTTagtgaaatagaaaaaaaaataagacaatGGCGTGTACGTCATCAGAATATCGATTGACaaaataatagttataataataataatagtgttttttattaataatatatttatttgaaaacagGTGTATTTATAAAGAAGTTAATgaagaaagaagaaaattaaatactggAAAGTTATGAAGCAACTGGCCTGGTGACGACAAAGAACGAAGAGGATCCGGGTCACAGGAACGACATGCGTTCGATCGCAAACGTCGTCGACGGAGTTGCTTTAGCTGTTACTAGTTTGTCTATAACGAACGCGTTAGTAACACAATTGTTGTCGGAGAATTTGTGTTTtgccttttttattttatttaacaatttattctctacgaaaatttgatattttattcattattttaattttaattggagtatttattaaaatttatgggatttttttattttgaaaaattagttttttttttttttttataaagaaatttaattaaaaatattatttatggaAGAAAAATGTGGAAGAAAATCTCTGAATAATTATGGATGATTGTCAGCTGACTGCTGCAGGCGTAATATTTACTGGCAAAGACTGtcattgtataaaaatatcacaATCATTTATTTCTACTCTCGGGTATTTTTTGCTGAAGAAATTAAATCACTGAGTGGCTGATTTTGCTAAccttgaaatgaaaaaatcaaaagaagaaaattgaattgtttaaataaatcggATATTTATTTGTGagcttttataaaaatatttattattttgtgatGATCTAGCATTTAATTGTTTGTGATAAATGTGCGAGCtggtgaaaaataatataaattattttaaagaagacTATGCCACCTTGATAATGTGGATTTTGTACtgtaaaactaataaattaaatgaagaaaagtagaataaaataaaatataaacaaggGGGTTGTGACCAAGGTGTCATGCCCCCCGGGGCAAAAGGTGGGGCAGAGGGCCTAGATCCCTCTTGTTCTGAGCTCCAtgataatgaagaaataacaCCTGACATAATAGCACCGTCTTTAAGTCTTTTTCAGAGATGTTACAGGCATTTAAAGGTCAGCCTCTAAAATAGTTTATCATTGAACTCAGATTGATATTTATAACCCAAcaataccaattttttttataagctttaattaccaatatttattttaaccttGAGCAATCATTGTCTTTATTAATCTCTTATTGCtggttacaaaaaaattattttaaatactgtGGAACAAAAATAGTACCTTGAacttgtttataaatatttattagttataaatttttattcaaatctaatggagaaaataattgatgagaaattgaaaagtttcttgagttaaaataaaaagtaaatgatATTTGATAACTCTATTTATGAAACCGTACTAcgattatctatattattaagagaataaaaaaaattttgtttccaggatatttatatgataaaatcggttttttgctctatttctagatgaataattgataaatgatcttgtgaaaaattgacatttttaaagagataagctcatcccgatgttacactcatcgagacctttcatttgagtactcacatcaatttttcatatatttatgtatattatatatatgtatacatgaaaaatatataaaaaatgcatgtgggtactcaaatgaaagctcttgatgaatgtaacatcggaatgagcttatctttaaattatattatatctttaaaaatgtcaatagttaaaaaaagtatagtgcaatttaacataattaagaaatgaccttgtatcttgtgaactattgacatttttaaagatataagctcatcctgctgttatactcatcaatacctttcatttgagtacccacatcaatttttcatatatttcatatatttatgtatatcatatatgtatgtatgaaaaatatatcaaaaatgtatgtgggtactcaaatgaaaggtcttgatgagtgtaacatcgggatgaacttatatctttaaaaatttcaatagttaagaaagtacagtgcaatttaacataatcaagaaactaccttgtatcttgtgaaatattgacatttttaaagatataagctcatcctgctgttatactcatcaatacctttcatttgagtacccacatcaatttttcatatatttatatatattatatatatgtatatatgaaaaatatataaaaaatgcatgtgggtactcaaatgaaagctcttgatgagtgtaacatcgggatgagcttatatctttagaaatataaatagttaaaaaattacagtacaatttaacaaaagtcattatttaataaagcaaaattttatttatttctagttcacaagttacggcagtcacacagtgactgcaaggtttctagtcatttcttatttttaattcctaaatgttaatatttgataaaataataaatcaataaaaatgtatttttgttCCAGAGCTCTGGTGTGGGAGAAGCGAGTGTGTATCATGCATTGGTGGTAATATTTTTGGAATTCTTCGCTTGGGGTTTACTGACGATGCCGATAATATCTGTGCTAAACGAAACTTTTCCGGAtcatacatttttaatgaatggTTTGATAATGGGAATCAAAGGACTACTCTCGTTTTTATCAGCGCCGTTAATTGGTGCATTGTCTGACGTTTGgggaagaaaattttttcttctgatAACAGTCGCTTTCACATGTGCACCAATTCCACTTATGAGTATAAACACTTGGTGGTTCTTCGCAATGATTTCTATTAGCGGAGTTTTTGCTTGTACATTTTCTGTTGTATTTGCATACGTAGCAGATGTTACTGAAGAAAGTCAACGATCTTTAGCATATGgattggtaattttttatttttattatctccTACTGCTATTtaagcatttttaattttatttcttctttaaggtATCTGCAACATTTGCAGCAAGTATGGTAATTAGTCCTGCTTTAGGAGCATGGACGATGACCGTTTATGGGGAAAATTTAGCTGTTGCTTTAGCAACAGCTATTGCCGTTCTTGATGTATTCTTTATACTTGTCGCAGTACCGGAAAGCTTGCCTGAAAAAGCTCGGCCACCAGTTCCTATATCTTGGGAACAGGCTGATCCATTTGCGGCTTTAGGAAAGGTAGAATTTATGacaattaacatttttttaaaaaataaattataaaaaaaattgacgtaaaaattaaaaaaaattaaaaatacaattttttaaaaataattttttataataaatttttttgttaaaaaaacattaaaaaatggtcatgattgctaactttaattaaaattaagttagctgagatctagaattttttatagaaataaattatggtaaaaaaaaattagaaaaaaaaaagttgacttgttaaaattttaggaaattaataatgcaattttttaaaaataattttttgtaacaaacttgttgaataaaattaaaaaatgatcaagtgactgctagctttgattggaatttttatttaaatatgaaatatttcaattatcaTTGCAACATATTCAATTCATATCTTATTAACACATCACAGAACACCTGTTGTAATGATTCATAGTTAGTAAATCATATCTAGATTAGATAATTATTTGGTAAACAAAAAGaaatgttaaatatataaaatattaaatattaaacacagaataattgatatattttatttatttaggttGGAAAAGATCATACCATATTGATGCTGTGTGTCACAGTATTCTTAAGCTATTTGCCCGAAGCAGGTCAATATAGTTGTATATTTGTTTACCTGAAACTCGCAATGGGTTTTTCAGCTGTAATGGTTGCGGTATTTATTGCCATTGTTGGTATTCTAAGTGTTGGAGCACAAATATTGCTTGGTCCATTAATGAAGACACTTGGTAGTAAACATACAATCATGCTTGGTTTACTATTCGAAATGCTTCAACTCATGTGGTACGGATTTGGATCACAGacttggtaattttttttaatttattttataattacaatttttacagtcagaattattattattaaaaataactaatttttttttattataactatttattgACCGTAACTTTTGAGGTAATCAggtaatgaatttaatatcgGATTAACatgtacaaaataatttaatataaaattaaaacatgcCATCAGTATCAATTAGAGGATGGTTAGAATCCCAGATGATAATAGTTAGTAAATGAAAACTCGATGTTCGATACATCCTTGAAGCTACGTGGCTTTGTTTAGTTTACTTAGCAATCATATTGATTTTTACCGTCTATATTTTACTTGCAGTGTTTACTCATAACTTTAAACatatatcatttattattattttactgatacTCATTAAACTACtttgtatattatatttttagattaaataattataattttaatttaaatttataataattttatttaaaaaattcaaattttttaatttttatttaaaaattgaattttaaaatttttatttaaaaattgatttttaaaaattgaatttttaataaatttaattataaaaattatatttagtttgcagatataaatattaaagcaTCATTATATAAAGTTctatataaatacaataaacgtcgtgaatatttttttatatcacgACTTCCTTCTTGTcaaatgtacaaaaaaaaaaaaaaaaaaaattactatcaaTATAACCGCAGGCTTTTTTTCAACACAATTTGTTGACTTGGcatttaatgaaatttcacGACGTGACATTAATGACATACCATTACCCAACATATGTAAGATAATTCAATCGAATAAAGAGGGTAAAAAAGCAGTCAATAGCAATtagtaaactaataaaattgttgatgTTACCTGAAgtcttgtaaaaaatttttctcaaataataataagtactcaaataataaaagtattagCTAAATTAAACTGTGGTAGGAGAGTCCTTTATTAGGATATAAATagagattattttttactcaccaagtgtaaaaaaatgataatcaatagacattgatgaatatttttaaattatttattaaattacagtggagataatttaaaatgaatcaataattttttttctaggatGATGTGGGCAGCTGGAGTACTTGCATCAGTCTCCAGTATCACCTATCCTGCGATTTCTGCATTCGTATCAATGCATTCAGACGCAGATAAGCAGGGACTAGTTCAGGGAATGGTTACAGGAATGCGAGGTCTATGCAATGGCCTTGGGCCAGCTATGTTTGGTGttatattctatttatttcacGTCGATCTCAACGACGAAACGCCGTCACTACCTCTAAAACCTTCTTTTTTGGAAGACAGTAATCAAACAGGAACTACTATACATATAGACGTTGTTCCgcaggtaaaaaaaattaatatttaaggtaaaagaGCCAGTTATTGACCCTTGTAATTTTACtctaatcaaaaaaaaatttaatgttctcaaaaaaccaattatcttaaaatttataattgagaaatgatcttgtatcttttgaactattgacatttttaaagatataagctcatctcgatgttacactcatcaagacctttcatttgagtacccacatcaatttttcatatatttatatatattatatatgtgtatatatgaaaaatatatcaaaaatgcatgtggatactcaaatgaaagctcttgatgagtgtaacattgggatgagcttatatcttcaaaaacttcagtagttaagaaagtacagtgtaatttaacataattaaggaacgaccttgtatcttgtgaactactgacatttttacagatataagctcatcctgatgttacactcattaagacctttcatttgagtacccacatccatttttcatatatttcatatatttatgtatattatatatatgtatatatgaaaaatatatcaaaaatgcatgtgggtactcaaatgaaagctcttgatgaatgtgacatcgggatgagcttatacctttaaaaatatcaatagtcgaaaaagtacagtgtaatttaacaaaagtcatttttttaaattaaaataaaaagtgtcaataactgagtcttttaccttacgatacaaaattttatcattaaaaaaaattacaatgagttagttttaaagtaaattaatattaattattaaattgttaatctATCGTTGTCACATAAAGAATGGGTTTCAGTTGGTGCCAGGACCTCCCTTTGTATTTGGTGCATTACTTGTGATATGCGCGCTATTAGTAGCTGCGTTTATTCCTGATGAAACAAGCCCAATGGCAACAGGTCCATTGCATCATCACTCTTCCACATCACGCAGGCCATCTGGTAAATACGCATATCAAAAATGTACGTTACAGGTTTTCCGTTTATTGCTAGAGATGGATGCATAAGCTTCTGGTGGTgggtttattttttcattttgccTACTCAAACGTCGGTTTCATTGGTAAAATACATTATGCTCGAGGGCTCATATGCCTAAGTAGATCGAGGTCACTCAcgataaagatataaaatagtacGAGTTATAAATGTCCGTGAATCATTTgctattagttatttttataacacacgttatttatttatcctgaaaattacaattattatttatcttgtTAACATTCCAAAAATAATCACCCTCTTcctttcatttataaatacttCATAGTAACattctatgaaaaaatttactaaagtaaaaataaaattggtaattatttacaagtggagtcaaccatttttatttttatttttattttttttttgaacgaaatttctatttgattttattgatatattttttttttagaaaaatactttaaaaaacgaacaagttcaaaaacaaaaaaaaaattaattatcacaattttaacaaattttcaaaaaaatttatgaatttggtagaaaattgtgatatttaacttttttttttaattgttcattttttcatgtatttttcaaaaaaaatatatatcacaaataacgaaaaaaaaaaaaaataaagtagaaattttatccaaaaacatgagagccaaaattttttctagctTTTTAAggcaaaaaaactatttttttaaacgaaatttctatttgatttgattgatatattttttttttttgaaaaatacttaaaaaaatgaac
It encodes:
- the LOC123265449 gene encoding phosphate carrier protein, mitochondrial, with protein sequence MWSSMLEASKMNPFVAPKCQGQNDNSQSLIPGRNIGAFSVAEGDSCEFGSNHYFMLCGLGGILSCGLTHTMVTPLDLVKCRIQVDPEKYKNVVTGFKVSLQESGMKGLARGWAPTFFGYSMQGCFKFGLYEVFKVYYSALIGEELSYEYRTSLYLVSSASAEFFADIALAPMEAAKVRIQTMPGYANTLREALPKMMGEEGLGGFYKGLVPLWLRQIPYTMMKFACFERTVELLYSHVVPKPRQECTKGEQLIVTFAAGYIAGVFCAVVSHPADSVVSKLNQEKGATAVDVLKKLGFGGVWKGLGPRIVMIGTLTAAQWFIYDAVKVYLRMPRPPPPEMPESLKKKYGVA